The genomic DNA CGTCCCCGGCCCCGACAACAACGGACTCGTGGCCTACCTCAAACGCCCCAAAGAGTGATCTGAACCGGCCGGACAACAGACACCTCACCCCCACCGAAAGAAGAACAATGTCGAAGACCCTTGAGCGCATGAACGAACTCGGCCTCGAACTGCCGGAGATCGCCACACCAGCCGGCGCCTACGTCCCTGCCCTGCGCACCGGCAATTACGTCTATACCTCGGGCCAGCTGCCCGTCGTCGACGGCAAGCTGCCTGCGACCGGTCACCTGGGCACGGACGTCGACCTCGACACCGGTTACCAGCTGGCACGCACCGCCGGGCTCAACGCACTGGCAGCCATCGCCGGAGTCATCGGCGATCTCGACAAGATCGTGCGCGTCGTCAAGGTCACCGGTTTCGTCAACTCCGCCGACGACTTCACCGAGCAGCCGGCCGTCATCAACGGCGTGTCCGAGCTCTACGGTGAGATCTTCGGAGACCGTGGGCAGCACGCCCGCAGCGCGGTCGGCGTGAACACGCTGCCGCTGGGCACGCCCGTCGAGGTCGAAGTCATCGTCGAGGTCTCAGGCGATGCCGCTTAGCGGACGTACTCTTCCCGTTTCGTCGGAACTGCGGTGGCTGCTTGACCACTGGCAGTCCGACGGACGGTGGCCCGTCCCGGAGGCCCCGCGCCCCACCTCGGCGATCGTGCTGATCAGGGACTCCGCGGACGGGCTGGAATCTTCATCACCCGGCAGCTCGACGCCCGCGGCGTCGAGGACCGCAACCGGTGGGCATTTCCCACCAGCAGCCTGCGCCCGGGTGATGTGCGGAAGCTGCCTCTGGCCGGATGGAATTCGGCCCGGTGCGCCCGTGCGCTGAGCATCGAGAACAAATCCCGCGCCCTGCACCACTTCTCCGCGGCCGCCCGCATCACCTTCGCGGCCACCGGAATCCTGCTCGCCGAGGATGTCGACCGGGAGATCGTGGCCACACCGCAGACGGACTGGCACACCACCCGATCGAGACTGTTCTCGAACGAAGTGTCCTGGTCACAGGTATTACGCGACCGTGACCTGCGGTTGCGCCCCGATCTGTGCA from Brevibacterium sp. JSBI002 includes the following:
- a CDS encoding RidA family protein, which codes for MSKTLERMNELGLELPEIATPAGAYVPALRTGNYVYTSGQLPVVDGKLPATGHLGTDVDLDTGYQLARTAGLNALAAIAGVIGDLDKIVRVVKVTGFVNSADDFTEQPAVINGVSELYGEIFGDRGQHARSAVGVNTLPLGTPVEVEVIVEVSGDAA